A genomic region of Vitis vinifera cultivar Pinot Noir 40024 chromosome 7, ASM3070453v1 contains the following coding sequences:
- the LOC100244588 gene encoding transcription factor RAX3, whose amino-acid sequence MGRAPCCDKANVKKGPWSPEEDAKLKTYIEKNGTGGNWIALPQKIGLKRCGKSCRLRWLNYLRPNIKHGGFSEEEDNIICSLYISIGSRWSVIATQLPGRTDNDIKNYWNTRLKKKLLGKQRKEQQARRANYVKQEMKREPGIFVVPDQAVGRNPYWAELPAVSVHPNQDPDIKDQASIKKLLIKLGGRFGDDGQQPGSNSINFQYPLDISTAQDGPYETSMNMFASSTSTMNSINSTGSQLPNTHYDVNGSASNVLQGYNSLLNELVYGNPQQLDGSGSFYGIEDIANGSTGTSSAESSSWGDINSLVYPSIISNYGVGQQGPLQDSGFEELRYLGSQ is encoded by the exons ATGGGGAGAGCTCCTTGCTGTGACAAAGCCAACGTCAAGAAAGGGCCATGGTCACCAGAGGAAGATGCCAAGCTCAAGACTTATATTGAGAAAAACGGCACTGGGGGCAACTGGATAGCCTTACCTCAAAAGATTG GCCTTAAGCGATGTGGGAAGAGCTGCCGCCTCCGCTGGTTGAATTATCTCAGGCCCAATATCAAACATGGAGGATTTTCAGAGGAGGAGGATAACATCATTTGCAGCCTCTATATAAGTATTGGAAGCAG GTGGTCCGTCATCGCGACTCAATTACCGGGAAGAACTGATAATGATATTAAGAACTACTGGAACACAAGGTTGAAGAAAAAGCTACTCGGCAAGCAGCGGAAAGAACAACAGGCTCGCCGAGCTAACTACGTCAAGCAAGAGATGAAGAGAGAACCTGGGATTTTTGTGGTTCCTGATCAGGCCGTTGGCAGAAACCCTTATTGGGCGGAGCTACCTGCAGTATCTGTGCATCCGAACCAAGATCCGGATATCAAGGACCAAGCATCCATTAAGAAATTGCTGATCAAGCTGGGAGGAAGATTTGGTGATGATGGTCAACAACCAGGCAGTAACAGCATAAACTTTCAGTACCCTCTTGATATTTCCACCGCACAAGATGGTCCATATGAGACATCCATGAACATGTTTGCCTCATCTACGTCGACCATGAATTCAATCAACAGTACGGGTTCCCAATTGCCAAACACCCACTATGACGTCAATGGATCAGCTTCAAATGTTCTTCAAGGGTATAACAGCCTCCTAAATGAACTGGTGTATGGCAACCCACAACAATTAGATGGCTCTGGGAGCTTTTACGGAATAGAAGACATCGCCAATGGTAGCACTGGGACTAGCTCCGCAGAAAGCAGCAGTTGGGGAGATATAAACTCTCTGGTTTACCCCTCTATCATCTCCAATTATGGAGTTGGCCAACAAGGGCCATTACAAGATTCTGGTTTTGAAGAGTTGAGGTACCTGGGCTCCCAATAG